The Phycisphaeraceae bacterium genome has a window encoding:
- a CDS encoding YggS family pyridoxal phosphate-dependent enzyme — MVAPAAEGPGPHATLADRYRFVRQRIAHAAQRSGRTADQVILVAVTKYAGFDQIRELIELGHQDFGENQVQNLQKRVALVDEFLARCRELGGPRTANVPDRVRWHMIGHLQRNKVRKVVDLVRLIHSVDSLRLLEELHACTARREEPIEVLVQVNVAGERQKFGVAPAAVKHLVDQIDTMLGLRCRGLMCMAPVADDPRTLRPVFERCREIFEDIRLTAAGTDRFDILSMGMSGDYEVAIECGANMVRVGSAIFGPPRAPESDDVDSAENH; from the coding sequence ATGGTCGCCCCTGCGGCGGAAGGCCCCGGCCCTCACGCGACGCTGGCCGACCGGTATCGGTTCGTCAGACAGCGAATCGCCCACGCCGCCCAGCGCAGCGGTCGGACGGCGGATCAGGTCATTCTCGTCGCCGTCACCAAGTACGCCGGGTTCGACCAGATCCGCGAGCTGATCGAACTGGGGCATCAGGATTTCGGCGAGAACCAGGTGCAGAACCTGCAGAAGCGGGTGGCGCTGGTGGATGAGTTTCTGGCCCGCTGCCGGGAACTGGGCGGACCTCGCACCGCCAACGTCCCGGACAGGGTCCGCTGGCACATGATCGGGCACCTGCAGCGCAACAAGGTTCGGAAGGTGGTGGACCTGGTGCGGCTGATTCACTCCGTGGATTCGCTGCGGCTTCTCGAGGAACTGCACGCCTGCACCGCCAGGCGCGAGGAGCCGATCGAGGTGCTGGTGCAGGTGAACGTGGCCGGGGAAAGACAGAAGTTCGGCGTGGCGCCGGCGGCGGTGAAGCACCTGGTCGACCAGATCGACACCATGCTCGGGCTGCGCTGCCGCGGACTCATGTGCATGGCCCCGGTCGCCGATGATCCGCGGACGCTGCGGCCCGTGTTCGAGCGCTGCCGCGAGATCTTCGAGGACATCCGCCTGACCGCCGCGGGAACCGACCGGTTCGATATCCTCTCGATGGGCATGAGCGGGGATTACGAAGTGGCCATCGAGTGCGGCGCCAACATGGTGCGCGTGGGGAGCGCGATCTTCGGACCGCCGCGCGCCCCCGAATCGGATGATGTCGATTCGGCGGAGAACCACTGA